One Ignavibacterium album JCM 16511 genomic region harbors:
- a CDS encoding POTRA domain-containing protein codes for MVKIIAKYFSAFLFLTGVINAQIPDSLVYRSAFPFVVDSIRITGNDQTEDFIIRRELTFSIGDTLTPEIIFYNRERIYSLGLFAHVYVNPLVEDAINILEIKVEERWYIYPIPFVNIKERDWNKLSYGIFLRIDNFRGRNEQINAITSFGYDPSFALNYYNPNLIGKEDFFFRVGFLYSNVNNKSPSAEILYGEPFKQKFFRPYLLFGKRLLLFHKFYASVAYNYYETEKYFDGINISGERIDRFPELQLGYEFDSRDLVQFPREGIFTQASYSLKGLGVNSINYQVARIDFREYRNIVGKLFSKWRLTARFTSGDKVPYYDYSILGLDERIRGYFTRKIEGNHFYFTSLEFFYPIIEELNIDLEFIPVIPKQLLKYRVALYTQLFGDAGTALYKNKSLSFNRFQSGYGIGLTFLVLPYNLLRIEYAFDNFGKTEWIFDLGVAF; via the coding sequence TTGGTTAAAATTATAGCAAAATATTTTTCAGCATTTCTTTTTTTAACCGGAGTGATTAATGCTCAAATACCTGATTCATTGGTTTATCGATCTGCATTTCCTTTCGTAGTAGATTCAATCAGAATTACAGGAAACGATCAGACAGAAGATTTTATCATTAGACGTGAATTAACTTTTTCGATTGGAGATACTTTAACTCCGGAAATTATTTTTTATAACAGAGAAAGAATATATAGTCTTGGTTTGTTTGCACATGTTTATGTGAATCCATTAGTCGAAGATGCAATTAACATTCTGGAGATAAAAGTTGAAGAACGATGGTATATCTATCCAATTCCGTTTGTGAATATTAAAGAAAGAGACTGGAATAAACTTTCGTACGGAATTTTTTTAAGAATAGATAATTTCCGTGGAAGGAATGAGCAAATAAATGCAATTACTTCATTTGGATATGACCCGTCATTTGCGTTGAATTATTATAACCCCAACCTTATCGGAAAAGAAGATTTCTTTTTCCGCGTTGGCTTTCTCTATTCGAATGTTAACAACAAAAGTCCTTCAGCAGAAATTTTATATGGTGAACCATTCAAACAAAAATTTTTCAGACCATATTTATTGTTTGGTAAAAGGTTATTATTATTTCATAAGTTTTATGCATCGGTTGCATACAATTATTATGAAACCGAAAAGTATTTTGACGGAATAAACATATCAGGAGAAAGAATAGACAGATTTCCTGAGTTACAACTCGGTTATGAATTTGATTCAAGGGATTTAGTTCAATTCCCTCGCGAAGGAATTTTCACACAGGCGAGTTATTCATTAAAAGGTTTAGGAGTTAATTCAATCAATTATCAGGTTGCAAGAATTGATTTCCGTGAGTACAGGAATATTGTTGGAAAACTTTTTTCAAAGTGGAGATTAACAGCTAGATTTACAAGCGGAGATAAAGTGCCATATTATGATTATTCAATCTTGGGTTTGGATGAAAGAATCCGTGGTTACTTCACAAGAAAAATTGAAGGCAATCATTTTTATTTTACATCATTGGAATTTTTCTATCCGATCATCGAAGAACTTAACATTGATTTAGAGTTTATTCCTGTCATTCCAAAGCAACTTTTGAAATACCGGGTTGCGCTTTACACTCAACTTTTTGGTGATGCAGGTACAGCTTTGTATAAAAATAAATCCCTCAGTTTCAATCGCTTTCAAAGCGGCTATGGAATTGGATTAACATTTTTGGTTCTTCCTTATAATCTACTTAGAATTGAATACGCTTTTGATAACTTTGGAAAAACAGAATGGATATTTGACCTTGGAGTTGCTTTCTGA